Proteins found in one Oribacterium sp. oral taxon 102 genomic segment:
- a CDS encoding HIT family protein, whose protein sequence is MSQNTDCAYCMKGELVARFGYEICELPASTVYLFKEQSHPGRCIVASKHHVSEMPELSEADQAAFLADIVKTANAIHRVFRPDKLNYGMYGDTGHHLHMHLVPKYRDGFEWGGTFAMDPKLRRLSEEECEALAAKLRPLLAE, encoded by the coding sequence ATGAGTCAGAATACAGATTGCGCTTACTGCATGAAGGGGGAGCTCGTCGCGAGGTTCGGCTACGAGATCTGCGAGCTTCCGGCATCCACCGTTTATCTTTTCAAGGAGCAGTCCCACCCGGGGCGCTGCATCGTCGCTTCGAAGCATCATGTTTCCGAGATGCCGGAGCTCTCCGAGGCAGATCAAGCCGCCTTTCTCGCCGACATCGTGAAGACCGCAAACGCGATCCACAGGGTCTTCCGGCCGGACAAGCTGAATTACGGAATGTACGGGGACACCGGACACCATCTCCACATGCACCTCGTCCCGAAATACCGGGACGGCTTCGAATGGGGAGGCACCTTCGCGATGGATCCGAAGCTCCGAAGGCTCTCCGAGGAGGAATGCGAGGCACTTGCTGCGAAACTTCGTCCGCTGCTTGCGGAATGA
- the deoC gene encoding deoxyribose-phosphate aldolase — translation MENIAKYIDHTILKAAATEAEVRKYCAEAKEHGFHSVCVNSCYAPLVSRELSGSGVTTCCVVGFPLGAMLTSAKAFEAKAAVEAGAGEIDMVIHVGALKDRKDDLVREDIRAVVEAAKPALVKVIIETCLLTEEEKVRACRLSEEAGAAFVKTSTGFSTAGAKTEDVRLMKKTVGDRLKVKASGGIHTPAFARELIEAGADRLGVSAGMQVLG, via the coding sequence GTGGAGAATATCGCGAAATACATTGATCATACGATTCTGAAGGCAGCTGCAACGGAGGCGGAGGTGCGGAAATACTGTGCAGAGGCGAAGGAGCACGGCTTTCACTCTGTCTGTGTGAATTCCTGCTATGCGCCGCTGGTATCGAGAGAGCTCTCAGGAAGCGGCGTCACCACCTGCTGTGTGGTCGGCTTTCCGCTGGGGGCAATGCTGACCAGCGCCAAGGCGTTCGAGGCGAAGGCAGCCGTCGAAGCGGGAGCAGGAGAGATCGATATGGTCATTCACGTCGGCGCGCTGAAGGATAGGAAGGACGACCTTGTGCGGGAGGATATCCGCGCGGTCGTAGAGGCGGCGAAGCCGGCGCTCGTGAAGGTCATCATTGAGACCTGCCTGCTCACGGAGGAGGAGAAGGTCAGAGCCTGTCGGCTCTCCGAGGAGGCAGGCGCCGCCTTCGTGAAGACCTCGACCGGCTTTTCTACCGCCGGCGCGAAGACGGAGGATGTTCGTCTGATGAAGAAGACTGTCGGCGACCGCTTAAAGGTTAAGGCATCCGGCGGGATCCATACGCCGGCGTTTGCCCGCGAGCTGATCGAGGCAGGGGCAGACCGTCTGGGAGTGAGTGCAGGGATGCAGGTGCTCGGCTGA
- a CDS encoding LacI family DNA-binding transcriptional regulator, with protein MEREKLTIKEIAKLAGLSVSTVSRAINNHYDIKPETKRRVEEIIERYGYVPNNSARNLKISDSRNIAVLVKGITNPFFTGMIRVLEEECSKKEYSLVLQHVEEKQDEIEVAALLEREKRLNGLLFLGGSPLRSAERLRRIQVPFVFCSVAMDPGQDLADYDYVTIDDRRESRKITDYLLESGRKRIAILSASEEDESIGALRLRGYLESLIAHGISADPALIVRPACAELTYTHKNGYLAVRHLLEQGVDFDAVYAISDQMAIGAMRALQDSGIRIPEQVAVAGFDGLDTGRFLIPSLTTLAQPVERMAMESITLLFAKLSGEAEVQERCHQIFAGELKKRESA; from the coding sequence ATGGAGAGAGAAAAGCTGACGATAAAGGAGATTGCGAAGCTCGCGGGCCTGAGCGTATCGACGGTTTCGCGTGCCATCAACAATCATTACGACATCAAACCCGAAACGAAGCGCAGAGTCGAGGAAATCATTGAGCGGTACGGTTATGTGCCGAATAACTCGGCGCGGAATCTGAAGATCAGCGATTCCAGAAATATCGCCGTGCTCGTTAAGGGCATCACAAACCCCTTTTTCACAGGGATGATACGAGTGCTGGAGGAAGAGTGCTCGAAGAAGGAGTATTCACTGGTGCTGCAGCATGTCGAGGAGAAGCAGGATGAGATCGAGGTCGCGGCGCTTCTTGAACGGGAGAAACGGCTGAATGGTCTGCTTTTCCTCGGCGGTTCTCCGCTCCGATCCGCGGAGAGGCTGCGGCGGATTCAGGTGCCGTTCGTCTTTTGCTCCGTGGCGATGGATCCCGGGCAGGACCTCGCCGACTACGACTATGTGACGATCGACGACCGGAGGGAGTCGCGGAAGATCACGGATTATCTTTTGGAGAGCGGCAGGAAGCGCATCGCGATCCTCAGCGCAAGCGAGGAGGATGAAAGCATCGGCGCGCTCCGTCTGCGCGGCTATCTCGAGTCGCTGATTGCCCATGGTATTTCTGCCGATCCGGCACTGATCGTTCGTCCGGCATGCGCGGAGCTGACCTATACCCATAAGAATGGCTATCTTGCTGTGCGGCATCTGCTCGAGCAGGGCGTCGACTTCGACGCAGTCTATGCGATCTCGGACCAGATGGCGATCGGCGCAATGCGGGCACTGCAGGATTCCGGGATCCGGATTCCGGAGCAGGTGGCGGTGGCGGGCTTTGACGGGCTGGACACCGGTCGCTTCCTGATTCCGTCTCTGACGACGCTGGCACAGCCGGTGGAGCGGATGGCGATGGAGTCCATCACACTGCTTTTTGCGAAGCTCAGCGGCGAAGCGGAGGTGCAGGAGCGCTGTCACCAGATCTTCGCAGGAGAGCTGAAGAAGCGGGAAAGCGCCTGA
- the malQ gene encoding 4-alpha-glucanotransferase: MSEQNRKQNDSGAAWERAAGVLMPIFSLPGKYGIGTLGREARKFADFLAGAGQKYWQILPVGPTGYGDSPYQSFSTFAGNPYFIDLETLTEEGLLRAEECDSCNFGAEAQRISYGALYTERFSLLMRAYRRFQAAYDGVRGGTESLLAAGEEKNGTFLLTAAERRQYEDFLRDNGFWLPAYAEYRSRAMALPTEFFLFEQYEFRKQWSALKAYVNALGIEIIGDIPIYVSLDSSDVRTDPRLFQLDENGEPKQVAGCPPDAFSRTGQLWGNPLYDWGYHRKTGYEWWIRRMRHCFSLYDIVRVDHFRGFDEYYAVPYPSTDATGGHWEKGPGIELFRHLKRALGEGRRIIAEDLGYVTDSVRKLVEESGYPGMKILEFAFDSREEADYRPVTWRENTVAYTGTHDNQTLRAWLLEISEEDRRMAAAALQCSAVEMLHSDYVTAFLRMTLKARSNTVIIPLQDYMGLGGEARINTPSTLGGNWTYRFRSEDFTAALQDRIAELTKESGRWREKS; encoded by the coding sequence ATGTCGGAGCAGAACAGAAAACAGAACGACAGCGGAGCGGCATGGGAGCGTGCGGCAGGAGTACTGATGCCGATTTTTTCCCTTCCGGGAAAGTACGGAATCGGGACGCTGGGCAGGGAGGCACGGAAATTTGCGGATTTTCTCGCCGGAGCGGGACAGAAATACTGGCAGATCTTGCCGGTAGGTCCCACCGGCTATGGGGACTCGCCGTATCAGAGCTTCTCCACCTTTGCGGGAAATCCGTATTTTATCGATCTGGAAACCTTGACAGAGGAGGGGCTGCTGCGTGCGGAGGAGTGCGATTCCTGCAACTTTGGGGCAGAGGCACAGCGGATTTCCTACGGTGCGCTCTATACGGAGCGTTTCTCACTGCTGATGCGTGCCTATCGTCGTTTTCAGGCGGCATATGACGGGGTGCGCGGCGGGACGGAGTCGCTTTTGGCAGCGGGAGAGGAAAAGAATGGGACGTTTCTGCTGACGGCGGCAGAACGGAGGCAATATGAGGACTTCCTCCGGGACAACGGCTTCTGGCTTCCCGCCTATGCGGAATACCGCAGCAGGGCAATGGCACTTCCGACAGAGTTTTTCCTCTTCGAGCAGTATGAATTTCGGAAGCAGTGGAGTGCCCTGAAGGCGTATGTCAATGCGCTGGGCATCGAGATCATCGGAGATATCCCGATCTATGTCTCGCTGGATTCCTCTGATGTGCGGACAGATCCGAGACTCTTCCAGCTGGATGAAAACGGGGAACCGAAGCAGGTGGCGGGCTGTCCGCCGGATGCCTTCTCCCGGACAGGACAGCTCTGGGGCAATCCGCTCTATGACTGGGGCTACCACAGGAAAACCGGCTACGAATGGTGGATCCGTCGGATGCGGCACTGCTTCTCGCTGTACGACATTGTCCGTGTGGATCACTTCCGCGGCTTCGACGAATATTACGCGGTTCCGTATCCCAGCACCGATGCAACGGGCGGACACTGGGAGAAGGGGCCGGGCATCGAGCTTTTTCGGCATTTGAAGAGAGCGCTCGGGGAGGGACGGCGTATCATCGCAGAGGATCTTGGCTATGTGACTGATTCCGTGCGGAAGCTGGTGGAGGAAAGCGGCTATCCGGGGATGAAGATACTGGAGTTTGCGTTCGATTCCCGGGAGGAGGCGGACTATCGCCCTGTGACATGGCGGGAAAATACGGTTGCCTATACCGGCACACACGATAACCAGACGCTCCGGGCATGGCTTTTGGAGATCTCGGAGGAGGATCGGCGGATGGCAGCGGCTGCGCTGCAATGCAGCGCAGTGGAAATGCTGCATTCCGACTATGTGACGGCGTTCCTTCGCATGACGCTGAAGGCACGCTCCAATACCGTAATCATTCCGCTTCAGGACTACATGGGGCTCGGAGGAGAGGCGAGGATCAATACACCGTCTACATTGGGCGGGAACTGGACCTACCGCTTCCGGAGCGAAGACTTTACTGCTGCATTACAGGACAGAATCGCAGAGCTTACGAAGGAGAGCGGCAGATGGAGAGAGAAAAGCTGA
- a CDS encoding carbohydrate ABC transporter permease, producing the protein MNKKALNNFLTVFFSILSLAYIYPIVLVLLNSFKKKAYISKRPFRLPEGKTFVGMENYINGIRKTGLIEAAGVSLFVTVLSVLVIIVCTSMCAWYIMRVHNRTTQVIYYLCLFSMIVPFQMVMFPLSKIANMLKLSNPLGLVVIYLGFGAGLAVFMFTGFVKSIPLEIEEAAMIDGCTPIQTFFHVVMPIMRPTAITVAILQTMWIWNDYLLPSLTLDLKKYKTIPIAVQYLKGGYGSVDMGAMMAVLVLSIIPIVIFYGFCQRYIIEGIVAGAVKG; encoded by the coding sequence ATGAATAAGAAAGCGCTGAACAATTTTCTGACAGTATTCTTTTCCATCCTGTCGCTTGCCTACATTTACCCGATCGTACTCGTGCTGCTGAATTCCTTTAAGAAGAAGGCATATATCTCGAAGCGGCCGTTCCGGCTCCCCGAGGGGAAGACCTTCGTGGGAATGGAGAACTATATCAACGGCATCCGGAAGACCGGGCTGATCGAGGCGGCAGGGGTCTCTCTGTTCGTGACTGTGCTGTCGGTGCTGGTGATTATCGTCTGTACCTCGATGTGCGCATGGTATATCATGCGGGTACACAACCGGACGACGCAGGTGATCTATTACCTCTGCCTATTTTCCATGATCGTTCCCTTCCAGATGGTAATGTTCCCGCTGTCGAAGATCGCGAACATGCTGAAGCTCTCCAATCCGCTGGGACTCGTGGTGATATACCTCGGCTTCGGCGCGGGACTGGCGGTATTTATGTTCACCGGCTTCGTGAAGTCGATCCCGCTGGAGATCGAGGAAGCGGCGATGATCGACGGCTGTACGCCGATTCAGACCTTCTTCCATGTGGTGATGCCGATCATGCGTCCGACGGCGATTACGGTGGCGATTCTCCAGACGATGTGGATCTGGAATGATTATCTGCTTCCGTCTTTGACGCTGGATCTGAAGAAGTACAAAACCATTCCGATCGCCGTGCAGTATCTGAAGGGCGGATACGGCTCCGTCGATATGGGGGCGATGATGGCGGTTCTGGTGCTTTCCATCATTCCGATCGTGATCTTCTATGGCTTCTGCCAGAGATATATTATTGAGGGAATCGTGGCGGGAGCCGTAAAGGGATAA
- a CDS encoding carbohydrate ABC transporter permease: MEKAIKRYFPIFVLPTIAAFTIGFIAPFLVGIYLSFCKFTTITDARFIGFGNYGRIFSDGGFVHSLWYTTAFTIVTVLLINFLAFVVALALTRKIRGTNLFRTVFFMPNLIGGIVLGYIWNLLLNGILAHWGKTLTYSATYGFWGLVILLLWQQVGYMMIIYIAGIQNIPGDLIEAAKIDGANKWQQLRFVTIPMLMPSITVCTFLTLTNGFKLFDQNLALTNGEPGNMSEMLAMNIFTTFYGRHGWEGVGQAKAVVFFLIVGAIAITQNYLARRREVQQ, from the coding sequence ATGGAGAAAGCGATCAAAAGATACTTTCCGATCTTCGTACTGCCGACGATAGCGGCATTTACGATCGGATTCATCGCCCCGTTCCTTGTGGGGATTTATCTTTCGTTCTGTAAGTTCACGACGATTACAGATGCGCGGTTTATCGGCTTCGGAAACTATGGCAGGATCTTTTCGGATGGCGGCTTCGTGCACTCTCTCTGGTATACAACTGCCTTCACCATCGTGACGGTGCTCCTGATCAATTTCCTTGCCTTCGTTGTGGCGCTGGCACTGACGAGGAAGATCAGGGGGACGAATCTCTTCCGAACCGTATTTTTCATGCCGAACCTGATCGGCGGCATCGTACTCGGCTATATCTGGAACCTGCTTCTGAACGGCATCCTCGCACATTGGGGAAAGACTCTGACCTATTCGGCGACCTACGGCTTCTGGGGGCTGGTAATCCTGCTCCTCTGGCAGCAGGTCGGCTACATGATGATCATCTACATTGCAGGGATTCAGAACATTCCGGGGGACCTGATCGAAGCAGCGAAGATTGACGGAGCGAATAAGTGGCAGCAGCTTCGTTTCGTGACGATCCCGATGCTGATGCCGTCCATCACCGTCTGCACCTTCCTGACGCTGACGAACGGCTTCAAGCTCTTCGATCAGAACCTCGCGCTGACGAACGGCGAGCCGGGGAATATGTCGGAAATGCTCGCTATGAATATCTTCACGACCTTCTATGGCAGACATGGCTGGGAGGGCGTCGGACAGGCTAAGGCGGTAGTCTTCTTCCTGATCGTAGGAGCGATTGCCATTACACAGAACTATCTCGCGCGGAGAAGGGAGGTACAGCAGTAA
- a CDS encoding ABC transporter substrate-binding protein has translation MKKMNRFLALGMTAAMLGSVLAGCGSGNTAPTQAAGGESKAETAKAEESKAEGGKGQVYYLNFKPEQAEQWVSLAGKYTEETGVPVTVQTAASNTYEQQLKSEMAKSEAPTLFQVNGPVGLANWRDYCYDLGDSAVYKDLMSDDYALKDSDGTVRGIAYVIETYGIIYNKKLLNDYIALDGAKIKDASEINSFAKLKEVADDIQARKAELGIEGAFTSAGFDSSSDWRFKTHLANLPIYYEYKADGISDTDAIKGSYLDQYKNIFDLYLTDSTTEPSLLSGKTGEDAASEFALGEAVFYQNGTWAYGDIKGNEVADEDLGMLPIYIGAEGEEKQGLCTGSENFWCVNAKASPEDIQATLDFMQWVVESDEGREALSTEMGFVTPFETFADYLPENPLVVAADAYNKGKTPVSWNFTTMPSETWKDELGSALLQYAQGTGDWAGVKTAFVDNWKTEKEASK, from the coding sequence ATGAAGAAAATGAATCGTTTCCTGGCACTTGGGATGACGGCGGCGATGCTGGGCTCTGTACTGGCCGGCTGCGGCTCCGGAAATACCGCTCCTACGCAGGCGGCAGGGGGTGAGAGCAAGGCAGAGACCGCGAAGGCGGAGGAGAGCAAGGCAGAGGGCGGCAAGGGACAGGTTTACTACCTGAACTTCAAGCCGGAGCAGGCAGAGCAGTGGGTGAGTCTGGCAGGGAAGTACACAGAGGAGACCGGCGTTCCGGTGACGGTACAGACAGCCGCTTCCAATACCTATGAGCAGCAGCTCAAGTCCGAGATGGCGAAGAGCGAGGCGCCGACCCTGTTCCAGGTGAACGGCCCGGTGGGACTTGCGAACTGGAGAGATTACTGCTATGATCTCGGAGATTCTGCGGTATATAAGGATCTGATGAGCGACGACTATGCGCTGAAGGACAGTGACGGCACGGTACGGGGCATCGCTTATGTCATCGAGACCTACGGCATCATTTATAATAAGAAGCTTCTCAATGACTATATTGCACTGGACGGCGCGAAGATCAAGGATGCTTCTGAGATCAACAGCTTCGCGAAGCTGAAGGAGGTTGCGGACGATATCCAGGCGCGAAAGGCTGAGCTCGGTATCGAGGGGGCGTTCACCTCGGCAGGCTTCGACTCCTCCTCCGACTGGAGATTTAAGACGCACCTCGCGAATCTGCCGATTTATTATGAGTACAAGGCGGATGGCATCAGCGATACCGATGCGATCAAGGGAAGCTATCTCGATCAGTACAAGAACATCTTCGACCTTTATCTCACAGATTCCACGACGGAGCCGAGCCTCCTTTCCGGGAAGACGGGAGAGGATGCTGCGTCTGAGTTCGCACTGGGCGAGGCGGTCTTTTACCAGAACGGCACCTGGGCTTACGGCGATATCAAGGGCAACGAGGTAGCGGACGAGGATCTCGGGATGCTTCCGATCTATATCGGTGCCGAGGGCGAGGAGAAGCAGGGACTCTGCACCGGTTCGGAGAACTTCTGGTGCGTTAACGCCAAGGCCTCTCCGGAGGATATTCAGGCGACGCTCGACTTCATGCAGTGGGTGGTAGAGTCCGATGAGGGACGCGAGGCGCTTTCCACCGAGATGGGCTTCGTAACGCCGTTTGAGACCTTTGCGGATTATCTGCCGGAGAATCCGCTGGTAGTTGCAGCCGATGCTTATAATAAGGGAAAGACGCCGGTATCATGGAACTTCACGACGATGCCGTCGGAGACATGGAAGGACGAACTGGGCTCTGCACTTCTGCAGTATGCACAGGGCACGGGAGACTGGGCAGGCGTGAAGACCGCGTTCGTAGACAACTGGAAGACGGAGAAGGAGGCTTCCAAGTAA
- a CDS encoding aspartate carbamoyltransferase regulatory subunit, with amino-acid sequence MNIDGIENGIVLDHIKAGRSMLVYRYLGLDRLHSQVALIQNCSSGKMGRKDIVKISEDIDLDLDVLGYIDPGITVNYIKDGKRIEKASLELPEKLRDVLHCKNPRCITSVEQELPHIFRLADREKRQYRCVYCDTIVKSEELN; translated from the coding sequence ATGAATATTGACGGCATTGAGAACGGTATCGTACTGGATCATATCAAGGCAGGCAGGAGTATGCTGGTGTACAGGTATTTGGGGCTGGACAGGCTTCACAGTCAGGTTGCGTTGATCCAGAACTGTTCCTCCGGCAAGATGGGCAGGAAGGATATCGTGAAAATTTCTGAGGATATCGACCTCGATCTTGACGTGCTCGGCTATATTGATCCGGGCATCACGGTCAATTATATCAAGGACGGGAAGCGGATCGAGAAGGCATCTCTGGAGCTTCCGGAGAAGCTTAGGGATGTGCTACACTGTAAGAACCCCCGCTGTATCACCTCGGTTGAGCAGGAGCTCCCGCATATCTTCCGGCTGGCGGATCGCGAGAAGCGGCAGTACCGCTGCGTCTACTGCGACACGATCGTGAAGAGCGAGGAGCTGAACTGA
- the pyrB gene encoding aspartate carbamoyltransferase: MQKNRSIVNILDLSTDEIQHLIETANDIDKNPEKYQEKCRHRKLATLFFEPSTRTRLSFEAAMLELGGAVLGFAGASSSSAAKGESVADTIATVSNYADIITMRHPKEGAPVVASEHTAVPFINAGDGGHFHPTQTLADILTIQRTKGRLEGLTIGLCGDLKFGRTVHSLIDAMLRYPGNRYILISPVELRIPEYETEKLEKAGVNYVETTDLEAAIPSLDILYMTRVQKERFFNEEDYVRLKDIYILTPEKLRNAKEDMAILHPLPRVNEISVKVDDDPRAKYFYQTLCGKQMRMALILYLLGLE; encoded by the coding sequence ATGCAGAAAAACAGAAGTATTGTGAACATTCTGGATCTCAGTACGGATGAGATCCAGCATCTGATCGAGACGGCGAATGATATTGACAAAAATCCCGAGAAGTATCAGGAAAAGTGCAGGCACAGGAAGCTGGCAACGCTCTTTTTCGAGCCCTCGACCAGAACCCGCCTTTCCTTCGAGGCTGCGATGCTGGAGCTCGGCGGTGCTGTGCTCGGCTTCGCGGGAGCATCCAGCTCCTCTGCGGCGAAGGGCGAGTCTGTCGCAGATACGATCGCGACGGTTTCGAACTATGCGGATATCATTACGATGCGCCATCCGAAGGAGGGAGCACCGGTCGTGGCGAGCGAGCATACTGCGGTGCCTTTTATCAATGCGGGTGACGGCGGGCATTTCCATCCGACGCAGACGCTGGCGGATATCCTGACGATACAGCGAACCAAGGGGAGACTGGAGGGACTGACGATCGGACTCTGCGGCGACCTGAAATTCGGACGGACGGTGCACTCCCTGATCGATGCGATGCTGCGTTACCCGGGGAACCGCTATATCCTGATTTCTCCCGTGGAGCTTCGCATCCCGGAGTATGAGACGGAGAAGCTGGAGAAGGCAGGCGTGAATTATGTAGAGACCACCGACCTCGAGGCGGCGATTCCGTCACTGGACATCCTCTACATGACGAGAGTGCAGAAGGAGCGCTTCTTCAATGAGGAGGATTATGTAAGGCTGAAGGATATCTATATCCTGACACCGGAGAAGCTCCGGAACGCGAAGGAGGATATGGCAATTCTGCATCCGCTGCCGAGAGTGAATGAAATCTCTGTCAAGGTTGATGACGATCCGAGAGCGAAGTATTTCTATCAGACGCTCTGCGGCAAGCAGATGCGGATGGCGCTGATTCTGTATTTGCTGGGATTGGAATGA
- the pyrE gene encoding orotate phosphoribosyltransferase encodes MVTKEEIAKGLLSIRAVFLRPEEPFTWASGIKSPIYCDNRLTLSYPEVRTLIERGIAEKVREHYPEAEALFGTSTAGIAHAAIAADILGKPMGYVRGAAKDHGRKNQIEGRLLPGQKVVVIEDLISTGGSVLDCVEPLREAGAEVLGIVSIFTYGMRKGIERLAAAGVENHSLCDLDSLVKVAVSEGYIQPSDEAKLLRFRDNPSDEGWIQD; translated from the coding sequence ATGGTGACAAAAGAAGAGATTGCGAAGGGACTGCTTTCCATCAGAGCGGTATTTCTGCGGCCGGAGGAGCCGTTTACCTGGGCGTCCGGCATCAAGTCTCCGATCTACTGCGACAATCGGCTGACACTCAGCTATCCGGAGGTTCGCACATTGATTGAGAGAGGCATCGCGGAGAAGGTACGGGAGCACTATCCGGAGGCAGAGGCACTCTTCGGCACCTCCACCGCGGGCATCGCGCATGCGGCGATTGCGGCAGATATTCTCGGCAAGCCGATGGGCTATGTCCGCGGCGCTGCGAAGGATCACGGCAGGAAGAACCAGATCGAGGGGAGACTGCTTCCCGGTCAGAAGGTCGTGGTGATAGAGGATCTGATTTCGACTGGCGGCTCTGTGCTGGATTGTGTGGAGCCGCTTCGTGAGGCGGGCGCGGAGGTGCTCGGCATTGTCAGTATTTTCACCTATGGGATGCGGAAGGGGATAGAGCGGCTCGCAGCGGCAGGTGTAGAGAATCACAGCCTCTGCGATCTCGACAGCCTCGTAAAGGTGGCAGTATCAGAGGGCTATATACAGCCGTCGGATGAGGCGAAGCTGCTTCGCTTCCGGGATAATCCGTCGGATGAGGGCTGGATTCAGGACTGA
- the pyrF gene encoding orotidine-5'-phosphate decarboxylase, which produces MGKDVIIALDFPGVKECFAFLDAFRGEERKPFVKIGMELFYAEGPEVVREIKRRGHPIFLDLKLHDIPNTVRGGMRSLRDLGVDMTNVHAAGTVEMMRAALEGLTREDGTRPLLIAVTQLTSTDQARMERELWIERPMEEVVLHYARNAKEAGLDGVVCSPLEAGRIHAELGESFCTVTPGIRFAGGETGDQARVTTPERAREIGSDYIVVGRPITRAEDPVAAYRRALAEFVG; this is translated from the coding sequence ATGGGAAAGGATGTAATCATAGCGCTGGATTTTCCGGGAGTGAAGGAATGCTTCGCGTTTCTGGATGCGTTCAGGGGAGAGGAGCGGAAGCCGTTCGTGAAAATCGGCATGGAGCTTTTCTATGCAGAGGGACCGGAGGTCGTCCGGGAGATCAAACGGAGGGGGCATCCGATCTTTCTCGACCTGAAGCTGCATGACATTCCAAACACGGTGAGGGGCGGGATGCGTTCGCTCCGGGATCTCGGTGTGGATATGACCAATGTGCACGCGGCGGGGACGGTGGAAATGATGCGGGCGGCGCTGGAGGGGCTGACCCGGGAGGACGGCACACGGCCGCTGCTGATTGCGGTGACACAGCTCACCTCGACGGATCAGGCAAGAATGGAGCGGGAGCTCTGGATCGAGAGGCCGATGGAGGAGGTCGTCCTGCATTATGCGAGAAACGCGAAGGAGGCAGGACTCGACGGCGTAGTCTGCTCCCCGCTCGAGGCGGGCAGGATCCATGCGGAACTGGGAGAGAGCTTCTGTACAGTGACGCCGGGCATCCGCTTTGCAGGCGGAGAGACCGGTGATCAGGCGAGAGTGACGACACCGGAGAGGGCGCGGGAGATCGGTTCGGACTATATCGTGGTCGGGCGTCCGATCACGAGGGCAGAGGATCCGGTTGCGGCGTACCGCAGGGCACTGGCGGAATTCGTCGGTTGA